In Cervus elaphus chromosome 5, mCerEla1.1, whole genome shotgun sequence, the following proteins share a genomic window:
- the ACBD4 gene encoding acyl-CoA-binding domain-containing protein 4 isoform X1, translating to MGTENESPEPDCQKQFQAAVSVIQNLPKDGSYRPSYEEMLRFYSYYKQATMGPCLIPQPGFWDPIGRYKWEAWNSLGQMSREEAMSAYITEMKLVAQKVIDTVPLGEVAEDVFGYFKPLYQVIPDMPRPPETFLRRVTGWEEQVLNGDAEAAPEPRCLPKEPAPPSPESQPPRDQDSEVFCDSVEQLEPELVGEEQRGAVGGETDTRNSPEPPAERGRLEGPLLGPQELDSWLVGTVRALQESMRDAQGRLQRLESMPVPAEQQMPLPSARPWPLRLSGPTLIFFLLWPFIVQWLFRQFRTQKR from the exons ATGGGTACCGAAAATGAAAGTCCAGAACCGGACTGTCAGAAACAGTTCCAGGCCGCCGTCAGCGTCATTCAGAACCTGCCTAAGGACG GCTCTTACCGCCCCTCCTACGAAGAGATGCTGCGGTTCTACAGCTACTACAAGCAGGCTACCATGGGTCCCTGCCTCATCCCCCAGCCTGGGTTCTGGGACCCTATCGGACGTTACAAATG ggaagcctggaacagCCTGGGCCAGATGAGCAGGGAGGAGGCCATGTCCGCCTACATTACCGAGATGAAGCTGGTGGCACAGAAG GTGATCGACACAGTGCCCCTGGGCGAGGTGGCAGAGGACGTGTTTGGTTACTTCAAGCCCCTGTATCAGGTGATCCCTGACATGCCGAGGCCCCCGGAGACATTCCTGAGAAGGGTCACAG GTTGGGAAGAGCAGGTACTGAATGGAGATGCTGAGGCCGCCCCAGAGCCTCGCTGCCTCCCCAAGGAACCAGCACCCCCAAGCCCAG AGTCCCAGCCACCCCGGGACCAGGACTCCGAGGTTTTCTGTGATTCTGTGGAGCAGCTGGAGCCTGAGCTA GTTGGGGAAGAGCAAAGGGGCGCCGTGGGAGGAGAAACTGACACCAGAAACAGCCCCGAGCCTCCTGCAGAGAGAG GGAGACTGGAAGGCCCCCTTCTGGGGCCCCAGGAGTTGGACTCGTGGCTGGTGGGGACAGTCCGTGCGCTGCAGGAGAGCATGCGGGACGCCCAGGGGAGGCTGCAGCGCCTGGAGAGCATGCCTGTGCCCGCCGAGCAG CAGATGCCCCTACCCAGTGCCAGGCCTTGGCCCCTCAGGCTTTCCGGCCCCACGCTGATCTTCTTCCTCCTGTGGCCCTTCATCGTCCAGTGGCTCTTCCGACAGTTTCGGACCCAGAAGAGGTGA
- the ACBD4 gene encoding acyl-CoA-binding domain-containing protein 4 isoform X2 has translation MGTENESPEPDCQKQFQAAVSVIQNLPKDGSYRPSYEEMLRFYSYYKQATMGPCLIPQPGFWDPIGRYKWEAWNSLGQMSREEAMSAYITEMKLVAQKVIDTVPLGEVAEDVFGYFKPLYQVIPDMPRPPETFLRRVTGWEEQVLNGDAEAAPEPRCLPKEPAPPSPESQPPRDQDSEVFCDSVEQLEPELVGEEQRGAVGGETDTRNSPEPPAERGRLEGPLLGPQELDSWLVGTVRALQESMRDAQGRLQRLESMPVPAEQMPLPSARPWPLRLSGPTLIFFLLWPFIVQWLFRQFRTQKR, from the exons ATGGGTACCGAAAATGAAAGTCCAGAACCGGACTGTCAGAAACAGTTCCAGGCCGCCGTCAGCGTCATTCAGAACCTGCCTAAGGACG GCTCTTACCGCCCCTCCTACGAAGAGATGCTGCGGTTCTACAGCTACTACAAGCAGGCTACCATGGGTCCCTGCCTCATCCCCCAGCCTGGGTTCTGGGACCCTATCGGACGTTACAAATG ggaagcctggaacagCCTGGGCCAGATGAGCAGGGAGGAGGCCATGTCCGCCTACATTACCGAGATGAAGCTGGTGGCACAGAAG GTGATCGACACAGTGCCCCTGGGCGAGGTGGCAGAGGACGTGTTTGGTTACTTCAAGCCCCTGTATCAGGTGATCCCTGACATGCCGAGGCCCCCGGAGACATTCCTGAGAAGGGTCACAG GTTGGGAAGAGCAGGTACTGAATGGAGATGCTGAGGCCGCCCCAGAGCCTCGCTGCCTCCCCAAGGAACCAGCACCCCCAAGCCCAG AGTCCCAGCCACCCCGGGACCAGGACTCCGAGGTTTTCTGTGATTCTGTGGAGCAGCTGGAGCCTGAGCTA GTTGGGGAAGAGCAAAGGGGCGCCGTGGGAGGAGAAACTGACACCAGAAACAGCCCCGAGCCTCCTGCAGAGAGAG GGAGACTGGAAGGCCCCCTTCTGGGGCCCCAGGAGTTGGACTCGTGGCTGGTGGGGACAGTCCGTGCGCTGCAGGAGAGCATGCGGGACGCCCAGGGGAGGCTGCAGCGCCTGGAGAGCATGCCTGTGCCCGCCGAGCAG ATGCCCCTACCCAGTGCCAGGCCTTGGCCCCTCAGGCTTTCCGGCCCCACGCTGATCTTCTTCCTCCTGTGGCCCTTCATCGTCCAGTGGCTCTTCCGACAGTTTCGGACCCAGAAGAGGTGA
- the ACBD4 gene encoding acyl-CoA-binding domain-containing protein 4 isoform X3, with protein MGTENESPEPDCQKQFQAAVSVIQNLPKDGSYRPSYEEMLRFYSYYKQATMGPCLIPQPGFWDPIGRYKWEAWNSLGQMSREEAMSAYITEMKLVAQKVIDTVPLGEVAEDVFGYFKPLYQVIPDMPRPPETFLRRVTGWEEQVLNGDAEAAPEPRCLPKEPAPPSPESQPPRDQDSEVFCDSVEQLEPELVGEEQRGAVGGETDTRNSPEPPAERGRLEGPLLGPQELDSWLVGTVRALQESMRDAQGRLQRLESMPVPAEQGTFWKAKDGGSVVPASLVGVGPVPN; from the exons ATGGGTACCGAAAATGAAAGTCCAGAACCGGACTGTCAGAAACAGTTCCAGGCCGCCGTCAGCGTCATTCAGAACCTGCCTAAGGACG GCTCTTACCGCCCCTCCTACGAAGAGATGCTGCGGTTCTACAGCTACTACAAGCAGGCTACCATGGGTCCCTGCCTCATCCCCCAGCCTGGGTTCTGGGACCCTATCGGACGTTACAAATG ggaagcctggaacagCCTGGGCCAGATGAGCAGGGAGGAGGCCATGTCCGCCTACATTACCGAGATGAAGCTGGTGGCACAGAAG GTGATCGACACAGTGCCCCTGGGCGAGGTGGCAGAGGACGTGTTTGGTTACTTCAAGCCCCTGTATCAGGTGATCCCTGACATGCCGAGGCCCCCGGAGACATTCCTGAGAAGGGTCACAG GTTGGGAAGAGCAGGTACTGAATGGAGATGCTGAGGCCGCCCCAGAGCCTCGCTGCCTCCCCAAGGAACCAGCACCCCCAAGCCCAG AGTCCCAGCCACCCCGGGACCAGGACTCCGAGGTTTTCTGTGATTCTGTGGAGCAGCTGGAGCCTGAGCTA GTTGGGGAAGAGCAAAGGGGCGCCGTGGGAGGAGAAACTGACACCAGAAACAGCCCCGAGCCTCCTGCAGAGAGAG GGAGACTGGAAGGCCCCCTTCTGGGGCCCCAGGAGTTGGACTCGTGGCTGGTGGGGACAGTCCGTGCGCTGCAGGAGAGCATGCGGGACGCCCAGGGGAGGCTGCAGCGCCTGGAGAGCATGCCTGTGCCCGCCGAGCAG GGAACTTTCTGGAAGGCCAAGGACGGCGGGAGCGTCGTCCCCGCGTCCCTCGTCGGGGTGGGTCCAGTGCCAAACTGA
- the HEXIM1 gene encoding protein HEXIM1, with amino-acid sequence MAEPLLSEYQHQPQTSNCTGAVAVHEERNPDRPPGAEERVPEEDSRWQSRASPQSGGSPGHGGEGSLEPQPSPLKTQVCPESSCPEAGEKGQNGDDLSAGGAPPQQRQVGKKKHRRRPSKKKRLWKPYYTLTWEEKKKFDEKQSLRASRIRAEMFAKGQPVAPYNTTQFLMDDHDQEEPDLKTGLYPKRAAAKSDDTSDEDFMEEAGEEDGGSDGMGGDGSEFLQRDFSETYERYHAESLQNMSKQELIKEYLELEKCLSRMEDENNRLRLESQRLDSQRLDGDDARVRELELELDRLRAENLQLLTENELHRQQERAPLSNFGD; translated from the coding sequence ATGGCCGAGCCACTCTTGTCAGAGTATCAGCACCAGCCTCAAACTAGCAACTGTACAGGTGCTGTTGCTGTCCATGAAGAACGGAACCCTGATCGCCCCCCAGGCGCGGAGGAGCGGGTGCCGGAGGAAGACAGTAGGTGGCAATCGAGAGCGTCCCCCCAGTCGGGTGGTTCTCCGGGGCACGGGGGGGAAGGGAGCCTGGAACCCCAGCCGTCTCCCCTGAAGACCCAGGTCTGCCCAGAATCCAGCTGTCCGGAAGCGGGTGAGAAGGGCCAGAATGGGGACGACTTGTCCGCTGGCGGAGCTCCCCCGCAGCAGAGACAGGTGGGCAAGAAAAAACATAGGAGACGCCCCTCCAAGAAGAAGCGGCTTTGGAAACCGTACTATACGCTGACctgggaggagaagaaaaagttcGATGAGAAACAGAGCCTGCGAGCTTCAAGGATTCGAGCCGAGATGTTCGCCAAGGGTCAGCCAGTTGCTCCCTATAACACCACGCAGTTCCTCATGGATGACCATGACCAGGAGGAACCGGATCTTAAAACCGGCCTCTACCCCAAACGGGCCGCTGCCAAGTCCGACGACACCAGCGATGAGGACTTTATGGAAGAAGCGGGTGAGGAGGATGGGGGCAGCGACGGGATGGGAGGAGACGGCAGCGAGTTTCTGCAGCGGGACTTCTCGGAGACCTATGAGCGGTACCACGCGGAGAGCCTGCAGAACATGAGCAAGCAGGAGCTCATCAAAGAGTACCTAGAGCTGGAGAAGTGCCTCTCGCGTATGGAGGACGAGAATAATCGGCTGCGGCTGGAAAGCCAGCGGCTGGACAGCCAGCGGCTGGACGGCGACGACGCGCGCGTGcgggagctggagctggagctggacCGGCTGCGCGCGGAGAACCTCCAGCTGCTGACCGAGAACGAACTGCACCGGCAGCAGGAGCGGGCGCCGCTGTCCAACTTTGGAGACTAG